A genomic region of Candidatus Delongbacteria bacterium contains the following coding sequences:
- the purU gene encoding formyltetrahydrofolate deformylase: MPRPRNTAVLLIHCQDSPGLIARVTGWIQRHGGNILDLDEHVDQSEGLFCMRVEWGLAGFSLVDDAFVQAFDEELAGPLRMHWQLQMPGKRQRMAIFVTKQAHCIYDLLARWQSGELDCDIPLVISNHRHLERVAQQFGVRFECLDPQELGRTQLEQRQQALLEECAIDLVVLARYMQIVSAEFLARWHHRVINIHHSFLPAFPGARPYHSALERGVKLIGATAHYVTKELDAGPIIEQEVTRVSHRDDVHDLIRKGRDLEQLVLARAVHQHLSAKVLTVGNRTVVFD; this comes from the coding sequence ATGCCCCGCCCGCGCAATACCGCCGTTCTCCTGATCCACTGCCAGGATTCTCCCGGCCTGATCGCCCGCGTGACCGGTTGGATCCAGCGGCATGGCGGCAACATCCTCGATCTGGATGAGCATGTCGACCAGTCCGAGGGCCTGTTCTGCATGCGCGTGGAGTGGGGTCTGGCGGGGTTTTCGCTGGTGGATGATGCCTTCGTGCAGGCCTTTGACGAGGAACTGGCGGGCCCGCTGCGCATGCACTGGCAGCTGCAGATGCCCGGCAAGCGCCAGCGCATGGCGATCTTCGTGACCAAACAGGCTCATTGCATCTACGACCTGCTGGCCCGCTGGCAATCGGGTGAACTGGACTGCGACATCCCGCTGGTGATCAGCAACCATCGTCACCTGGAGCGGGTGGCCCAGCAGTTCGGTGTCCGCTTCGAATGCCTTGATCCCCAGGAGCTGGGGCGCACGCAGCTGGAACAGCGCCAGCAGGCATTGCTCGAGGAATGTGCCATCGACCTGGTGGTGCTGGCACGTTACATGCAGATTGTGTCAGCGGAATTCCTGGCCCGCTGGCACCACCGGGTGATCAACATCCACCACAGTTTCCTGCCGGCGTTTCCCGGCGCCCGGCCCTATCACAGTGCGCTTGAGCGGGGCGTGAAGCTGATCGGGGCCACCGCGCACTATGTGACGAAGGAACTGGATGCCGGTCCGATCATCGAACAGGAAGTGACCCGGGTCAGCCATCGCGACGACGTGCACGACCTGATCCGCAAGGGCCGCGACCTGGAACAGCTGGTGCTGGCACGGGCCGTGCACCAACATCTTTCCGCCAAGGTGCTGACCGTGGGCAACCGCACCGTCGTCTTCGACTGA
- the nifJ gene encoding pyruvate:ferredoxin (flavodoxin) oxidoreductase, which yields MERRQLMLDGNEAAARVAYLLNEVIAIYPITPASSMGEWADQWASEGKPNLWGTVPHVEELQSEAGAAGALHGALQAGALATTFTASQGLLLMLPNMFKIAGELTPAVIHVAARSLAAQALSIFGDHSDVMSVRSTGFAMLAANSVQEAQDMAAVAHVASLESRIPFLHFFDGFRTSHEVAKITSLGREELRELLDERFVLEHRARGLTPDRPVLRGTAQNPDVYFQGRETVNPWVNACPTIVSDVMERFGKITGRQYRIFEYHGAADATDLIVIMGSGSQTVQAAVEALNAQGHKLGCLTVRLYRPFAVETFVSLLPASVQRIAVLDRVKEPGAPGDPLYLDVRTAIDEMVQQGRAPFTKAPVVTGGRYGLSSKEFTPAMVKAVFDELQKDNRRTHFTVGITDDLTFSSLDVDREFRVEDTLATRAVFYGLGSDGTVGANKNSIKIIGENTDNHAQGYFVYDSKKSGSMTTSHLRFGPKEIRKPWLIDSAGFVACHQPQFLESIDMLAVAAPGATFLLNTPWPADQIWDKLPRSVQRTLLEKKIELHVIDAVQVAKDAGMGGRINTVMQTCFFAISGVLPRDEAIQAIKHSIEKTYGKRGDELVRRNFEAVDASLAHLHRVELPLKVSSAIEMKDAIHGEADEFVRRVTAEIIAGRGDALPVSAIPADGTWPVGTTRFEKRDIANEIPVWDPDVCIQCGKCVLVCPHAVIRAKLPSVQELAGAPESFLHTTPKWPEHKERRYTLQVAPEDCTGCSLCVEVCPAKNKSAVGRKAINMEDKLPLLAAEKANWEFFESIPEMDRGALKHHAVKDIQLLQPLFEFSGACAGCGETPYLKLMTQLFGDRAVVANATGCSSIYGGNLPTTPWAANHEGRGPAWANSLFEDNAEFGLGMRLCIDRQTAYASELLTRFAPVVGEELAEAILNAPQETEVDLNAQRERVIQLKSALAGLDNPGASDLLSLADKLVRKSVWIIGGDGWAYDIGYGGVDQVLSSGANVNIMVLDTEVYSNTGGQASKATPRAAVAKFAAGGKDRGRKDLARMAMHYENVYVARVAMGANDAHTAKVLLEAESWNGPSLIIAYSHCIAHGFDLKHGMDQQKLAVQSGYWPLFRHDPRRAAQGLNPVQLDSKEGSIPLKQYIYNESRYTMLVHARKERAAELLLKAEHDVAERWADLRDLAGMPGHGETPDSGNKDA from the coding sequence ATGGAACGCAGACAACTGATGCTGGATGGCAACGAGGCCGCGGCCCGGGTCGCCTACCTGCTGAACGAAGTGATTGCCATCTATCCGATCACCCCCGCTTCGTCGATGGGGGAATGGGCCGACCAGTGGGCCTCGGAAGGCAAGCCCAATCTCTGGGGCACCGTGCCCCACGTGGAAGAACTGCAGAGCGAAGCCGGGGCCGCCGGCGCCCTGCACGGCGCGCTGCAGGCGGGCGCTCTGGCCACCACCTTCACCGCCAGCCAGGGGCTGCTGCTGATGCTGCCCAACATGTTCAAGATCGCCGGCGAACTGACGCCCGCCGTGATCCATGTGGCCGCCCGCTCGCTGGCCGCCCAGGCTCTTTCGATCTTCGGAGACCACAGCGACGTGATGAGCGTGCGCTCGACGGGCTTCGCGATGCTGGCCGCCAACAGTGTCCAGGAAGCCCAGGACATGGCTGCGGTGGCCCATGTGGCCAGCCTGGAGTCGCGGATTCCCTTCCTGCATTTCTTCGACGGCTTCCGCACCTCGCACGAGGTGGCCAAGATCACCTCGCTGGGGCGCGAGGAGCTGCGCGAACTGCTGGACGAGCGCTTCGTGCTCGAGCACCGCGCGCGCGGACTGACTCCCGACAGGCCCGTGTTGCGCGGCACGGCCCAGAACCCGGACGTGTACTTCCAGGGGCGCGAGACGGTCAATCCCTGGGTCAACGCCTGTCCCACCATCGTCAGTGATGTGATGGAGCGCTTCGGGAAGATCACCGGGCGCCAGTACCGGATCTTCGAGTATCACGGCGCGGCCGACGCCACCGATCTGATCGTGATCATGGGCTCGGGCTCCCAGACCGTGCAGGCCGCCGTGGAAGCCCTGAACGCCCAGGGCCACAAGCTGGGCTGCCTGACGGTGCGGCTCTACCGGCCCTTCGCGGTGGAAACCTTCGTCTCGCTGCTGCCCGCCAGCGTGCAGCGCATCGCCGTGCTCGACCGGGTCAAGGAACCGGGGGCTCCCGGCGACCCGCTCTATCTGGATGTGCGCACCGCAATTGATGAAATGGTCCAGCAGGGCCGTGCGCCCTTCACCAAGGCTCCGGTGGTCACCGGCGGGCGTTATGGCCTCTCGTCCAAGGAGTTCACCCCGGCGATGGTCAAGGCCGTCTTCGACGAACTGCAGAAGGACAACCGGCGCACCCACTTCACCGTGGGCATCACGGACGACCTGACCTTCAGCAGCCTGGACGTGGACCGCGAATTCCGGGTGGAGGACACGCTGGCCACACGCGCCGTGTTCTACGGGCTGGGCAGCGACGGCACTGTGGGTGCCAACAAGAACTCGATCAAGATCATTGGCGAGAACACCGACAACCACGCCCAGGGGTATTTCGTCTACGACTCGAAGAAGTCCGGTTCGATGACCACATCGCACCTGCGCTTCGGTCCCAAGGAGATCCGCAAGCCCTGGCTGATCGACAGCGCGGGTTTCGTGGCCTGCCACCAGCCCCAGTTCCTCGAGAGCATCGACATGCTGGCGGTGGCCGCCCCGGGTGCCACCTTCCTGCTCAACACTCCCTGGCCGGCCGACCAGATCTGGGACAAGCTGCCGCGCAGCGTGCAGCGCACCCTGCTGGAGAAGAAGATCGAGCTGCACGTGATCGACGCGGTGCAGGTGGCCAAGGACGCGGGCATGGGCGGGCGCATCAATACCGTGATGCAGACCTGCTTCTTCGCGATCAGCGGTGTGCTGCCCCGTGACGAAGCCATTCAGGCCATCAAGCACAGCATCGAGAAGACCTACGGCAAGCGCGGTGACGAACTGGTGCGTCGCAATTTCGAGGCCGTGGATGCCTCGCTCGCGCACCTGCACCGGGTCGAGCTGCCGCTCAAGGTCAGCAGCGCCATCGAGATGAAGGATGCGATCCACGGCGAAGCCGACGAATTCGTGCGCCGTGTCACGGCCGAGATCATCGCCGGCCGCGGCGACGCTCTTCCGGTCTCGGCCATTCCCGCCGACGGCACCTGGCCCGTGGGCACCACGCGCTTCGAGAAACGCGACATCGCCAACGAGATTCCGGTCTGGGATCCCGATGTCTGCATCCAGTGCGGAAAATGCGTGCTGGTCTGTCCGCATGCCGTGATCCGTGCCAAGCTGCCCAGCGTGCAGGAGCTGGCCGGTGCTCCCGAGTCCTTCCTGCACACCACGCCCAAGTGGCCCGAGCACAAGGAACGGCGCTACACCCTGCAGGTGGCTCCCGAGGATTGCACCGGCTGCAGCCTGTGTGTCGAGGTCTGCCCGGCCAAGAACAAGAGTGCCGTGGGCCGCAAGGCGATCAACATGGAAGACAAGCTGCCCCTGCTGGCGGCGGAGAAGGCCAATTGGGAATTCTTCGAGTCCATTCCCGAAATGGATCGCGGTGCCCTCAAGCATCACGCGGTGAAGGACATCCAGCTGCTGCAGCCGCTCTTCGAGTTCAGCGGAGCCTGCGCGGGCTGCGGTGAGACACCCTACCTGAAACTGATGACCCAGCTCTTCGGCGATCGCGCCGTGGTGGCCAACGCCACCGGCTGCAGCTCGATCTACGGGGGCAACCTGCCCACCACGCCCTGGGCGGCCAATCACGAAGGGCGCGGTCCGGCCTGGGCCAACAGCCTCTTCGAGGACAATGCCGAATTCGGACTGGGCATGCGCCTCTGCATCGACCGCCAGACCGCCTATGCCAGCGAGCTGCTGACCCGCTTCGCTCCGGTGGTTGGAGAGGAATTGGCGGAAGCGATCCTGAATGCCCCGCAGGAAACGGAAGTGGATCTGAATGCCCAGCGTGAGCGTGTGATACAGCTCAAGTCCGCCCTGGCCGGACTGGACAACCCGGGTGCCTCCGACCTGCTGAGCCTGGCCGACAAGCTGGTGCGCAAGTCGGTCTGGATCATCGGCGGCGATGGCTGGGCCTACGACATCGGCTACGGCGGCGTCGACCAGGTGCTTTCCAGCGGCGCCAATGTCAACATCATGGTACTGGACACCGAAGTGTACTCCAACACGGGCGGTCAGGCCTCCAAGGCCACCCCGCGCGCCGCGGTGGCCAAATTCGCCGCCGGAGGCAAGGACCGGGGCCGCAAGGACCTGGCCCGGATGGCGATGCACTACGAGAATGTCTACGTGGCCCGGGTGGCCATGGGCGCCAACGACGCCCACACGGCCAAGGTGCTGCTGGAAGCCGAGAGCTGGAATGGCCCCAGCCTGATCATCGCCTACAGCCACTGCATCGCCCACGGCTTCGACCTGAAACACGGCATGGACCAGCAGAAGCTGGCGGTGCAGAGCGGTTACTGGCCCCTCTTCCGTCACGACCCGCGTCGCGCCGCCCAGGGCCTGAACCCGGTGCAGCTGGACAGCAAGGAAGGCAGCATTCCGCTGAAGCAGTACATCTACAACGAGAGCCGCTACACCATGCTGGTGCACGCCCGCAAGGAACGCGCCGCGGAGTTGCTGCTGAAGGCCGAACACGACGTGGCCGAGCGCTGGGCCGATCTGCGCGATCTGGCCGGCATGCCCGGACACGGCGAGACCCCCGACTCGGGAAACAAGGATGCATAG
- a CDS encoding dihydroorotate dehydrogenase-like protein yields the protein MNMNTTWLGLTLRNPLVVSPSPLCDSLDNLRRMEDAGAGAIVLHSLFEEQINAESRELDSALRRGSESYSEVMSYFPDPGELSLGVDSYLELLRAASESLEIPVIASLNGVSSGGWIQIAKQLEQAGAAALELNAYHIPTDPSQSGEDVEKLYVFLARELRAVVRLPLAMKLGPYFSGFANMARRLENEQINGLVLFNRFYQPDFDLENLEIQPSLHLSRSDELLLRLRWTAILHGRTGLDLGITGGVHTGQDALKCMMAGARVAMLTSALLRNGIGHLGRVLEEMQHWMERKEYESISQMQGSMSQQAVANPNAFERANYLKVLSSYIL from the coding sequence ATGAACATGAACACCACCTGGCTCGGCCTGACATTGCGCAATCCCCTGGTCGTCTCGCCCTCACCGCTGTGCGACAGCCTGGACAACCTGCGCCGGATGGAAGACGCGGGTGCGGGCGCGATCGTGCTGCACAGCCTCTTCGAGGAGCAGATCAACGCCGAAAGCCGCGAACTGGACAGCGCCCTGCGCCGTGGCAGCGAAAGCTACTCCGAAGTGATGAGCTATTTCCCCGACCCGGGCGAGCTGAGTCTGGGCGTGGACAGTTATCTGGAACTGCTGCGTGCCGCCAGCGAGAGCCTGGAGATTCCCGTGATCGCCAGCCTCAACGGCGTCTCGAGCGGTGGCTGGATCCAGATCGCCAAGCAACTGGAGCAGGCGGGAGCCGCGGCCCTGGAGCTGAATGCGTATCACATTCCCACCGATCCCAGCCAGAGCGGCGAGGACGTGGAGAAACTCTATGTCTTTCTTGCCCGCGAGCTGCGCGCCGTGGTGCGTCTGCCGCTGGCAATGAAACTGGGTCCCTACTTCAGCGGTTTCGCCAACATGGCCCGGCGCCTCGAGAACGAACAGATCAATGGCCTGGTGCTCTTCAATCGCTTCTACCAGCCCGACTTCGATCTGGAGAACCTCGAGATCCAGCCCAGCCTGCACCTCAGCCGTTCCGACGAGCTGCTGCTGCGCCTGCGCTGGACCGCGATCCTGCATGGTCGCACGGGTCTGGACCTGGGCATCACGGGCGGTGTGCACACCGGTCAGGACGCCCTCAAGTGCATGATGGCCGGCGCGCGCGTGGCCATGCTGACCTCGGCCCTGCTGCGCAACGGCATCGGCCACCTGGGCCGCGTGCTCGAGGAGATGCAGCACTGGATGGAGCGCAAGGAATACGAGTCCATCAGCCAGATGCAAGGCAGCATGAGCCAGCAGGCCGTGGCCAACCCCAACGCCTTCGAGCGTGCCAACTACCTCAAGGTGCTTTCCTCCTACATCCTGTAG